The genomic window ATTTCTTCATTTATATCTACTCCTTCAAAACAGTGTCCTTTTAGATTTTTTTCAAAAACCCGTTTTATCTTTTCATAATACTCTGCTTTCATAAATATTTTTTTAATCATTTTTCATATTCCTTTTAGTTCTCTCAACCCTCCACTTCTGTCTCTATCTTCACTGCTTCTTCCTCTGTCAATGTTAGAATAGAAAAGGGTTATTAGATTTCACCCACCAAATTTAGTTATCAAAATTATTGTAAAACATACCTTAAAGAAGTCAAATTTTGGTATTGTCTCCCTTGTTCAACCCCGCGGTTGAATATATTCAGGGGGTATTTTATATCAGATGAGTATGGTTTAGTTCCCAAAATACTCCTTTTGGAAACTGAAAAAGGAAGAATAAGATAAAACTGCTTTTTGTTATACTGGAATCACTCCAGGCCAATTGCTTTCCTTAAAACTAAAATTACATCTGCAATATCTATCTTTCCATCAAAGTTCATATCAGCGGAAGAAAAATCCTTTTCATTAAGTCCAACTGCTTGTCTCAAACATAAAATTACATCCGAAATATCTATTTTCTCATCCTCGTTTATATCGCCTTTTTCTACTGGTTCCACTTTTATTTTTATTAACCATATATTCAATTTATTATCATCAAGCCGAGTCCACCCTGCCCCTATATATCCACCATCTGTTGTTTGTTGCACTGAATTTATGGTATCCTCGCCATTTCCACTTCCGGCAAATACCTTTTCCCATTGTTCATTTCCATTTTCATCCGTTTTAATCAGATAAGCATCCAGGTCCTTTGCAGCACCAAATAAAGAAGAGTTGGTTTCACCCGCCATTATATATCCGCCATCAGTTGTTTGTTGCACTGAATATATACAATCATCATACTCCCTGCCAAATGTTTTTTCCCATTGTTCATCTCCATTTTCATCCGTTTTAATCAGATAAGCATCATCGTAATAAGTATCAGTATTGATACAACCTCCAATTATATACCCCCCATCAGCCGTTTGTTGCACTGAGTATCCCATATCCAGACCCTCTCCACCAAATGTCTTATCCCACAGTTTATTTCCAAATTTATCCGTTTTAATCAGGTAGACATCATAAGAACCAACACCAAAAGATGTCGTCTTCCCGACCAGTATATATCCACCATCAGTTGTTTGTTGCACTGACTGTGCACTATTATAACCACGATAATCAATACCACTTCCACCAAATGTCTTCTCCCATTGTTCATCTCCATTTTCATACGTTTTAATCAGATAAACATCAGAAGAACCACCACTATAATAATTCGTTCCTCCCCCAATTATATATCCGCCATCAGTTGTTTGTTGCACTGAAAATGCTACATCCTGCCCAGTACGGCTAAATGTTTTTTCCCATTGTTCATCTCCCTTTTCATCCGTTTTAATCAGATAAACATTAGAAAAACTACCATCTAGATAAGCAGTTTGCCCGACCATTATATATCCGCCATCAGTTGTTTGTTGCACTGAATACGCTATATCATGAATACTGCTGTCAAATGTTTTTTCCCATTGTTCATCTCCCTTTTCATCTATTTTAATCAAGTAGACATCATAATCACCAGTGCTAGAAGAGAGAAGTGCCCCTACCATTATATACCCACCATCCGTCGTTTGTTGCACTGAAAATGCTATAGCATCTATATTACTTCCACCAAATGTCTTTTCCCATTCAATCACTGGTCTTTCACCGGTTTGAGCATTGATGTAACTTACCGGGAGAAAAGGTCCCAGCGCTGAAAAAACAAGAGATATTTTGAAAAAACATTTCCAAACTTTTGGCTTCATTTGTGCCTCCTTTTTAACTTCCTCACCACTTCACCTCTGCCTCCGCTTCAATCTTCACTGCTTCTTCTTAAAAATTTGTCTTTTTTATATTCAATCTATAATTATTAATCTTTAGGGTTATTTTAGATTTTAGCCACCAAATTTAGTTATCAAAATTATTGTAAAACATACCTTAAAGAAGTCAAATTTTGCTATTGTTTCCCTTATTCAACCCCCGCGGTTAGAAGAGATATATTGAAAAATTTATCAATTATCTGTAAACTTCTTTTCTATGTCTTATTCTTAAAATAAGTATAGTGTTTTCTTTTTGAATAATTGTATAAATTACTCTATAAGGTGGGCTTTCTAATTTTCTCATACCTTCCCATTTTCCTTTTAGGGGTATTCCTTGATAAGGATTTGTAGTTAATTGTTTTTCTATTTTATTTTTTATGATTTCCCATCGTTGTTTAGGAATTTTTTTGAGGTCTTTTTTTACACTATCTTTATAATAAATTTCATAATTCATTCTCAACTTCTCTCCAGAAATCTTCTGATTTTATAACTTTATCTTTTTTATCTCTTAACCTCTCAAAAGATATTTCATAATCTTCTATCTCTTCTAAATACATCCTTAATGCCTCACTTACATAAAAACTTTTAGGAACATGTGTTTTTTCACTTAATCCTTTTAGTCGCTTTTCTATTTCTTCTTCTATTCTTACACCTAAATATCCTTTTTTCATTTTTCATTTCTCCTCTTTCTGTTTTATACCATTTTTACATCAAGGATATAATAATGCTTACAAAGAATCCCCCACTTCATCCTTGCTCATAGGGGGGGAGGCTCGCCCCGCAGTGTCCTCGCTTTTGGCTATGAATCCCATCAGGGCGTAGCCCCTACGGGCGAGCCTCTGGACTACGCCCGAGGGAAAAAGATGATGACGAAATGTTTTACTATATATCCGATGTTAAATTTGTTTTACATTATACCATTTATTTCTTCAAGAGCAATAAAAAAATTTTTTATTCAACCCCCGCGCGGTTAGATATGGTAAATTATTTTCTTTATAATGATAGTGCTATTAAATCTGTCCCATTTAATATGACACTAAACTTGTTTCTTTTAGATTCTTCTTTCAATAGGTTTAAAAAGTCAATCTGGGATTGTTTCAAATCTTCTTTTTTAAATACCGAGTCATTGGTAAGTTTTAAAACTGCAACTGGATTATATTGTTTTTTATCTATCTTCACTTCTTTAAGATTGGTAAATAAAATCATTTTCAATAACCCATCTTTTATGTCTTCTAATGAAGGGATTAAACTTTTTTTGCTATGTTTCCCTTCAATTAAATAAATTGTATTTCTTTGAATAGATACTTCATCGCAGGTAAAAAAATAGTATCCTCCAAGATAGTTTTTTATAGTTAGAGTCGCTTTTTTACCTGTCAATTTTTCCTTTGGTTGAACAGTTTCACTTTCTCTTTTTTGTGCCTTTTTTGCCAGATCTCTTGATAGAGAGATAAAACATTCTTTTCCTTTTGAGATATTATTTATTCTTTTTTCTGCAAGTTTTTTTGAGTGCATTTTAACTCCAAGGTTTTTTGAAATATTTTCATAAAAATTAATTGCTCTTTTTCCAATTTCATCTATTTTATCAATTTGCGAAAGATTCCAATGTAACGCGTCGGACTGATAATTTATTAAATTATCTATTTCTTCCGTAATATGCGATATATCAAATTTTTGCCCTGTTATCTTGTGTTGGTATCCTGAACTTTTTTCTGCACTACTATAATAAGAAATAATTGTATAAATTCCCAATAAACTCATTAAAGAAATTGTATCCCACTGTAAAAAATCCCTATCTCCATCTTTGCCTTCATCTTTTAGAATTGGAATTACTGTTACTTTTTTCCCTTGAAATCCTAATGTGTCATAGACCCTTGCATAAGGGTATGACCTTGTTCTTTTGGGAGAAACCCACCAACTTAATGCTATTTGTTTATTTTTTCCAAGTATCAAAATAAATGCTCCATCTTTTGAAATAGCAATATCTAATTGTGAAATTGGATATTCATTTAGTGTGCGACATAAAAGAGGGGAATATGTAATACCAGTTATTTTAGCCGATACATCCATATTTAACCTTTTCTCTTATTATTACTTCAAATGTATCATTAAAATTTTCAAAATTTAATTGTCCTTCAAAACCAACTTTTCTCTTTATAATTGGAATTAAGGACTTTTTTATTTCTATTCCAATGCTGTTTCTTTCAAGTTGTCTTGCTACTTTCATAGTAGTTCCACTTCCAGCAAATGGGTCTAAAACAGTTTCCCATTTATATGAAAATAACTTTATTATTCTATAAGGTAGTTCTTCCGGGAATGCAGCAATTTCTTTTTCTAATGATGAGCCAGGAAGAACATTAACCATTTCCCATAAGGTCATATACCATTTATTATTTGAGAACTCTTTTATATCTATTTTTGATGCTTCTCTTACTTCTTTTGGAATTGAATGATAATTAAATTTTCCTTTTTGAAAAATAATTATGCTTTCTAAGAGATTATCTGGATAAAAATACATTGGGTATGGATTTTGTAAAAGAACTCCACTTCTTCTGCTTATTCTTAAATAACCATCTGGTTTTTTCCATATAATTCTATCTCTATATCTAAAACCAGCGTTTTGGAATATTTTAATAGCATCTGCAACAATAGGGAATTTTTCCCCATCTACGAGCATATCATCTATGTTTAAAACGGCAATTCTACCTTCTTTTAATACTCTAAAAATTTCTTTTGCAACTCTATTAAGAACACCTAAATATTGTTCATAATTTTTGAATAATCCCTTATAATCAAAAGGGGCATTGAAATAAGGTGGGGAAGTGACCATTAAGTGAATACTTTCATCTTCTATTTCTTCCATACTCATACAATTACCAATTATAAGTTTATGATGAGTCATTATATTTTTCCCGTTTTTAAAAATAAGTTAAATTATTTTCCCCTTTTTGTCAATTTCTTGTTCAATCATCAGGGATGGTTTATAATGGGAAATTTTTACTTTTATAATTTTTTTTGTCCTTGTCAATAATTAGGATTTCAACATCTTTTAGTTTATTAGCAATTTCAATTGATTTTGTTCCAATAACAAAAAATCCAGTTGCTAATGCATCAGCAGTTATACAATCATCTGCAATGATTGTTATACTAACTGGAAAGTCC from bacterium includes these protein-coding regions:
- a CDS encoding site-specific DNA-methyltransferase produces the protein MTHHKLIIGNCMSMEEIEDESIHLMVTSPPYFNAPFDYKGLFKNYEQYLGVLNRVAKEIFRVLKEGRIAVLNIDDMLVDGEKFPIVADAIKIFQNAGFRYRDRIIWKKPDGYLRISRRSGVLLQNPYPMYFYPDNLLESIIIFQKGKFNYHSIPKEVREASKIDIKEFSNNKWYMTLWEMVNVLPGSSLEKEIAAFPEELPYRIIKLFSYKWETVLDPFAGSGTTMKVARQLERNSIGIEIKKSLIPIIKRKVGFEGQLNFENFNDTFEVIIREKVKYGCIG
- a CDS encoding dockerin type I repeat-containing protein, which produces MKPKVWKCFFKISLVFSALGPFLPVSYINAQTGERPVIEWEKTFGGSNIDAIAFSVQQTTDGGYIMVGALLSSSTGDYDVYLIKIDEKGDEQWEKTFDSSIHDIAYSVQQTTDGGYIMVGQTAYLDGSFSNVYLIKTDEKGDEQWEKTFSRTGQDVAFSVQQTTDGGYIIGGGTNYYSGGSSDVYLIKTYENGDEQWEKTFGGSGIDYRGYNSAQSVQQTTDGGYILVGKTTSFGVGSYDVYLIKTDKFGNKLWDKTFGGEGLDMGYSVQQTADGGYIIGGCINTDTYYDDAYLIKTDENGDEQWEKTFGREYDDCIYSVQQTTDGGYIMAGETNSSLFGAAKDLDAYLIKTDENGNEQWEKVFAGSGNGEDTINSVQQTTDGGYIGAGWTRLDDNKLNIWLIKIKVEPVEKGDINEDEKIDISDVILCLRQAVGLNEKDFSSADMNFDGKIDIADVILVLRKAIGLE
- a CDS encoding type II toxin-antitoxin system RelE/ParE family toxin: MNYEIYYKDSVKKDLKKIPKQRWEIIKNKIEKQLTTNPYQGIPLKGKWEGMRKLESPPYRVIYTIIQKENTILILRIRHRKEVYR
- a CDS encoding ribbon-helix-helix domain-containing protein produces the protein MKKGYLGVRIEEEIEKRLKGLSEKTHVPKSFYVSEALRMYLEEIEDYEISFERLRDKKDKVIKSEDFWREVENEL